In Desulfobacterales bacterium, the genomic stretch GGCAGGCCAATTGGGTTAAATCAAAACTGGAAGGGCTTTACCCGGAGCTCCGAATCGATCTCGAGGTGATTAAAACCAGCGGCGACAAGATCCTGGATGTACCCCTGGCCAAGGTCGGCGGCAAGGGGCTTTTTGTCAAGGAAATCGAGCAGGCCCTGATGGAGGGCCGGATTGACATCGCGGTCCACAGCATGAAGGATATGCCCGGGGATCTGCCGGATTCGCTTTGCATCGGGGTAATCCCGGAGCGTGAGGTGCCCTATGATGTGCTGATATCGCAGGGCGACAAGCCGATCAACGAACTGCCGGCTGGGGCGCGCGTCGGTACCAGCAGCCTGCGGCGGGCCTCACAGCTCCTATACATGCGGCCGGATATTGAGATCTTCCCCCTGCGCGGCAACCTGGATACACGGATCAAGAAACTGACCGCTGAAAACCTGGATGCCATTATCCTGGCAGGCGCAGGCGTTAAACGGCTAAACCTTGAGCACGTGATTTCCGAATATATTGATCCGGACATCATTCTGCCGGCGGTCGGCCAGGGGGCGCTTTGCATCGAGGTGCGAAAAGCGGACCCGCCGGTTCATGAACTCATCGCTCCCTTAGACCATACCGCCACCAACCGGATTGTCAAAAGCGAACGGGCGTTTCTGAAACGCCTGGAAGGCGGATGCCAGGTGCCCATGGCCGCATTCGGCCGGATTCATGCCGACACATTAACACTGGCCGGCATGGTG encodes the following:
- the hemC gene encoding hydroxymethylbilane synthase, translated to MTAETIRIGTRGSQLALWQANWVKSKLEGLYPELRIDLEVIKTSGDKILDVPLAKVGGKGLFVKEIEQALMEGRIDIAVHSMKDMPGDLPDSLCIGVIPEREVPYDVLISQGDKPINELPAGARVGTSSLRRASQLLYMRPDIEIFPLRGNLDTRIKKLTAENLDAIILAGAGVKRLNLEHVISEYIDPDIILPAVGQGALCIEVRKADPPVHELIAPLDHTATNRIVKSERAFLKRLEGGCQVPMAAFGRIHADTLTLAGMVAETDGSVMHYQTISGPIEQSEAIGHDLAGRLIDMGADQILARLSEEAHP